From Pandoraea vervacti, the proteins below share one genomic window:
- a CDS encoding efflux RND transporter periplasmic adaptor subunit, translating into MSSKIDYRTRFGLLTGVSTSLIASTLLLAACSERGKKETADATPQAVVRTVERRAEPLTMQQPGRLEAYRSADVRARAGGVVIERKYQEGQKVAKGDVLFRIDPQPLSAALDAARGALAKAQAEHDSARDKVERYRGLLESHAISAREDAESRAAEARTRADVLAARAEVRKAELNLGYTSVTSPIAGRVRRAEVTEGALVGLDSPTLLTRVEQIDPIYVNFSQPAAEVYAMTRDLRAGKLQQGNEAAAPQVHVTLPDGREYSLPGKLLFTDLAVDPGTDTIAMRALLPNPDGVLLPGAFVQVRMQGAVNPNVVRVPREALTRTGEGAIVRVVDAQGKVHDRKVRAEAIDGRDWLVTDGLKGGEHVIVQNVAQFADGMQVKTRADATDTANAGKTVALAAAPAHAKTQNNAVPVEPARAGPASQAETH; encoded by the coding sequence ATGTCATCGAAAATCGATTACCGAACCCGTTTCGGACTACTGACTGGTGTGTCCACCAGTCTGATTGCCAGCACTCTGTTGCTTGCCGCTTGCTCGGAGCGTGGCAAGAAAGAGACAGCCGACGCCACGCCGCAGGCCGTCGTGCGCACGGTCGAGCGCCGTGCCGAGCCGCTTACCATGCAACAACCGGGACGCTTGGAGGCTTACCGCAGCGCCGACGTGCGCGCGCGCGCCGGCGGCGTCGTCATCGAGCGTAAATACCAGGAGGGACAAAAGGTTGCCAAGGGCGACGTGCTGTTCCGAATCGATCCGCAGCCGCTATCCGCCGCCCTCGATGCGGCGCGCGGCGCGCTTGCCAAGGCGCAGGCCGAGCACGATTCGGCGCGCGACAAGGTCGAGCGCTATCGCGGTCTGCTCGAATCGCACGCCATCAGCGCGCGCGAAGACGCGGAATCGCGTGCCGCCGAGGCGCGCACGCGCGCCGACGTGCTGGCCGCGCGTGCGGAAGTGCGCAAAGCGGAACTCAATCTGGGCTACACGAGCGTGACATCGCCCATCGCAGGACGCGTGCGCCGCGCTGAAGTCACGGAAGGTGCACTGGTCGGACTCGACTCGCCCACGCTACTCACGCGCGTCGAGCAGATCGATCCGATTTACGTGAACTTCTCGCAACCGGCCGCCGAAGTCTACGCGATGACGCGTGATCTGCGCGCAGGCAAGTTGCAGCAGGGCAATGAGGCCGCTGCGCCGCAGGTCCATGTGACGTTGCCCGACGGTCGGGAGTATTCGCTGCCCGGCAAGCTGCTGTTCACCGATCTGGCCGTCGATCCCGGCACGGACACCATCGCCATGCGGGCGTTGCTGCCCAATCCGGACGGCGTGCTGCTGCCCGGCGCGTTCGTGCAGGTGCGCATGCAGGGCGCGGTGAATCCGAACGTCGTGCGCGTGCCGCGAGAGGCGCTCACCCGCACCGGTGAGGGCGCGATCGTTCGCGTCGTCGACGCGCAAGGCAAGGTGCACGACAGGAAGGTTCGCGCCGAAGCGATCGATGGTCGCGACTGGTTGGTGACCGACGGCCTCAAGGGGGGCGAACACGTCATCGTACAGAACGTCGCGCAGTTCGCCGACGGCATGCAGGTGAAGACCCGGGCGGATGCCACCGACACGGCGAATGCGGGCAAGACCGTCGCGCTTGCTGCCGCGCCCGCCCACGCGAAGACCCAGAACAACGCCGTACCGGTCGAGCCCGCGCGCGCCGGTCCGGCCTCCCAAGCGGAGACGCATTAA
- a CDS encoding LysR family transcriptional regulator gives MNWTIEQLRYFVAAAEEGSISAAARRLGKAQSAVSTAIALLEADLGFELFDRSRRNARLTDQGEVMLLEAKELLRQAEGLNHRANALAFGEQPQLSLALDEALPYQAVSELVRDLAYQFAYLELTLLNGTSTEVAEYVEKQRADIGFHVDRGAISSALGHKYVGAAVQGVFVAGDHPLAYRDQVTRGDLAKYRQILLQMDDITPLQLSPSIWRADSSYVIASMVVDKLGWAVLPIDIAEYEDLHELRCDDLGLPQLPVRMLWRFGREPNDVMRWCEARFAELLRASTEQA, from the coding sequence ATGAACTGGACAATTGAACAATTGCGCTACTTTGTGGCGGCCGCGGAAGAGGGTTCGATATCTGCTGCCGCCCGCCGGCTGGGCAAAGCGCAGTCGGCGGTGAGCACGGCGATCGCCTTGCTGGAAGCCGATTTGGGATTTGAACTATTTGATCGCAGCCGGCGCAATGCACGCCTGACCGACCAGGGCGAGGTCATGTTGCTCGAAGCCAAGGAGTTGCTTCGTCAGGCGGAAGGACTGAACCACCGGGCCAATGCGCTGGCGTTCGGCGAGCAGCCGCAATTGTCGCTGGCGCTGGACGAGGCGCTGCCCTATCAGGCCGTGAGCGAACTGGTGCGAGACCTCGCCTACCAGTTCGCTTACCTCGAACTCACGCTGCTCAACGGCACCTCGACGGAAGTCGCCGAGTACGTGGAGAAGCAGCGCGCCGACATCGGTTTTCACGTGGACCGCGGCGCGATCTCGTCGGCCCTGGGTCACAAGTACGTCGGCGCTGCCGTGCAGGGCGTGTTCGTGGCAGGCGACCATCCGCTGGCCTACCGCGATCAGGTCACCCGGGGCGACCTTGCCAAATATCGCCAGATTCTGTTGCAAATGGACGACATCACGCCACTGCAACTCAGTCCCTCGATCTGGCGCGCGGACAGTTCTTACGTGATTGCCAGCATGGTCGTCGACAAGCTCGGCTGGGCCGTGTTGCCCATCGACATTGCGGAATACGAAGATCTTCACGAACTGCGCTGCGACGACCTCGGACTCCCCCAGCTCCCGGTGCGGATGTTATGGCGCTTCGGGCGCGAGCCGAACGACGTCATGCGCTGGTGCGAAGCGCGTTTCGCCGAACTCCTGCGCGCCAGCACCGAACAGGCCTGA
- a CDS encoding YaiI/YqxD family protein produces MQVLVDADACPGVIKEILFRAANREQMPVTLVANQFLRTPPSPFIKAIQVPSGFDVADARIVEMVGAGDLVITGDIPLAAAVIEKGGKALDPRGSWFTPENIKERLSVRDMMDQLRNAGIETGGPAPFSQRDGKAFAGELDRFLARQRKMPR; encoded by the coding sequence ATGCAAGTGCTTGTCGATGCGGACGCCTGCCCCGGCGTGATCAAGGAAATCCTGTTTCGCGCGGCCAATCGTGAGCAGATGCCGGTGACGTTGGTGGCCAATCAGTTTTTGCGCACGCCGCCGTCGCCGTTCATCAAGGCGATTCAGGTGCCCTCCGGCTTCGATGTCGCGGATGCGCGCATCGTCGAGATGGTCGGGGCAGGGGATCTGGTGATTACGGGGGATATTCCGCTCGCCGCCGCCGTCATCGAGAAGGGCGGCAAAGCGCTCGATCCGCGCGGGAGTTGGTTCACGCCGGAGAACATCAAGGAACGCCTGTCGGTGCGGGACATGATGGACCAGTTGCGCAATGCCGGCATCGAAACCGGGGGGCCCGCACCGTTCAGCCAGCGCGACGGCAAAGCGTTTGCCGGAGAACTGGATCGCTTTCTGGCGCGCCAGCGCAAGATGCCACGTTGA
- a CDS encoding ankyrin repeat domain-containing protein encodes MPIVECPRDRDRFTTAFAQRASRLVAPGAARRRHGEAVMAKPSKTALFNAAKKWDCGTVAAILGDVPDLIAATDPKHRTALHLACSVRPSETGGLLEPNGLKTVETLLEAGALLEQAVPMDGDAGDVQATPLWYAVARGENRPLVEFLLRRGANPSHSLWAAVWRDDDAMCRALLEFTPTLNLRAHGETPIFYAARLQRLATLRLLIDAGADPSIVDDRGRDCVDIARERRLPSDIVAMLEALRERIKGQADAQAPARRTA; translated from the coding sequence ATGCCGATTGTCGAATGCCCACGTGACCGGGATAGATTCACGACGGCATTTGCGCAACGCGCCTCACGTCTTGTGGCGCCGGGTGCGGCAAGACGTCGGCATGGAGAGGCCGTGATGGCAAAACCCTCGAAAACCGCGTTGTTCAATGCAGCAAAGAAGTGGGATTGCGGCACCGTCGCCGCAATATTGGGAGATGTCCCCGACCTGATTGCCGCGACCGATCCGAAACACCGCACGGCGCTGCATCTGGCCTGCTCGGTGCGCCCGTCGGAGACCGGCGGTCTGCTCGAACCGAACGGTCTGAAGACGGTGGAGACGTTGCTCGAAGCCGGCGCCCTGCTTGAGCAGGCCGTCCCGATGGACGGGGACGCGGGCGACGTTCAGGCGACACCGCTCTGGTACGCGGTCGCGCGCGGCGAGAATCGTCCGCTGGTGGAGTTTTTGCTGCGTCGCGGCGCCAATCCGAGTCATTCCCTGTGGGCCGCGGTCTGGCGCGACGACGACGCGATGTGCCGCGCCCTTCTCGAATTCACGCCCACGCTGAATCTGCGCGCGCATGGCGAGACGCCGATCTTCTACGCGGCACGTCTGCAACGACTGGCAACCCTGCGTCTGTTGATCGATGCCGGCGCCGATCCGTCGATTGTCGACGATCGTGGGCGCGATTGCGTCGATATTGCCCGCGAGCGACGATTGCCCAGCGATATCGTCGCGATGCTCGAAGCGTTGCGCGAGCGGATCAAAGGCCAGGCGGATGCGCAAGCGCCGGCTCGGCGCACTGCCTGA